The DNA sequence CCCTTGTCCTGGGAGGCGAAATTCCTTTGCCGAGGGGTTCGGCTTCTACCCAAGTGTAGGAGATCCAGTACCTTTTAACGTGGTTAGCGCGATATGCGTTTGCTGATTTCCCACATGGTATGTCTTACCATCCCAATACCACATATGCACAATCTAGCTCCCATGGTAGCTGTTCATAGCCTTTGCCTGCAATCAAAACCAAAGGCGTCCTTCTCTCAGCAGCTTGAAGGAGAGTTTCTATCCGTGCATCAGTTGGTGACTGATCTGCTTGCAGGGTCGGGGAACCTTGTGTTCCATCTGGCAGCTTTGGACATATACATTGTCCTCCACTGGCACATATCTAGTCAGCTTCTGTACTAAACCAGTTCATCGGAGTAAGCACACCCATGTGAGATGATGACCCGCCCGTTATCTGCCCAGGTATCTCGACTTCGCCCCTTGGAAGTCAGCAATAATATATGAAATGCCAAAAGcatgagaagaatgatTTACGGGGCAGGAAATGCTTCCAGCAAATAACCGTACGCAACCTTTTTATACATATATAAGCCTGACTGAAATGATCGGTAGTAAGGCAATGCCTCGCACAATTCCTGGCGTGACTACAGCCGTTGTCAGCCCTCAATAGTTCGTAGCTAAAGGGAGAGAAGTATTACTTCAGCCCATACAGGAGGCCTCCTTGTAGGAGCTCGGTCTTTACCTTTGGCAAAAGCTTTTGGGACGGGTGCCGGAAGACCTGCCACGATCCGCAGGACTTTGCAGAAAGTGCTTGACTTTATCTTGGGGCGATCGGCATTTTCATTAATGATTTCCGACTGCCCGTTGCTGCTGATTTGATTATGGTTACATAAATTAAATACGCCCGTCCTGCGGACATTATCAATTACTTGGGAACGCCTGAGGCAAATGGTCGCCTGACATACGATGGAGGTAATGATAATTGATGAGCTACGTTGGCAGGAGAAATGAATGTATCTGTATCAGCAGTCCAAGGAGTTGATTGTGCGCAGAAGAGCATATTGAGTTACTGTTAACGGAGTCATGGTACCATCGGAAGGAACTTATTGAGAGCGATGGAAGGAGCTGCTGAACATGAAAGTGGCTGATAAGATGCAAAGAGCAAGTCGGAAAGTAACCAGTTGCAGTTGGAGCGAGCGAACTACTTTGAAGTTAACCAGTCTTATAGCCGGTTACCGGGCGGCTGTATTTATTCATGTTGCTCTGAGAAGCCTTTTAAACGAGCCTTGTTTAGGCAGATGTCGTCAACATTCTTGGTAGCAGAAAGAGCAAAATattggagaaaaagaaatgacaTGCAGCAGGCATGACGCCCGCAGTGCGTCTATTCCGACAAAAGATAAATGTTTTCATGTGATGCAAGGACTGAATACTGAGTTGCTATTTTGAATGACTTGTGAAatagatatatatatataatatatatatacaaaTTAAACCTTCCACTACTTTGTTCACTGATCAAAGAATCGAAAAGTCCTGAATACTCATCACCGAGGCTCCTGGCCTGTCTCGACTATCGCCAGGACGTCTTACATGAGGATACCAGCAGCGACGGCGAGGGCACCCACAAAGAGACCCAAAACATCACCTCTGGTGGCCATCCTCCTAGCCCCAGAGCTAGAATTGGTACTAGCAGAAGCGCTGGCATTGTCGGTAGAGCCAGGGCGGGAGGCAGTACCAGAAGCAGAGCCATGGGTGGCCCCGGTGGTAGTAGATGTGCCAGAagtggtagaagatgaggaagtgTCCTTGGATTTGCTCAAAGTCAGAGAGTAGCCGAGCTTCTCCCAAGACGCGCTAGATGAAACGGTGTAGTCGGACTGGACGGGGCTCGACATATAGTAGATGTCACCAGCGGCGTCAATTTGGACGATGGCATAAGGAGAAGCGGCATAAGCTGCAGCTTTGTCTTGAGACGTAGGAGCGGGGAGAGTTTGAGTAGAGTTGATGAGATTAACATCGAAAGGAGCGTCAGAAGTGACAGAATAGTCACTAAGATCAGTCCAGTGGGTGACAATGTAGGTATCGGAGAAGTCATGAGGAATGAAGACCATCGAGTAAGGAACATTGTTCGCGGCGctggggatggagatggccTGGCCGGAAGCATCGGGGAATGCAGTGCCATTGAAAGCCTGGGCCTTAGGCTGAAAGTAGGCGTAGTGCACCACGAAAATGTAAGCAGAGCCACTGGCGGCCCCAGGCGCACCAAAGTAAAAAATGTGGTTGGCAGCTTGCGCAGCAGTGACGAAGTAGCCATCGACAGAGAAGCTGGGGTTCTCAACAGCCTCCCATCTGAGGGTGTCACTTGAGGCAGAATTTGTGATGCTGCTCAAATCAAGCTGGTAAAGGCCGGAGTCGGTGGTAAGGGTGAAGAATACATTGGTGTCGTGGTCGAGCACGCTAGATGAACGAGAATTTCCGAGATCTGAAGGAGTCCTTGAAGTATTTTGAGTAGACCAGGAATTACCCGCAAAGTCGTACACGTAGATGCTCTGTTATACGTTATTAATCGGGGACGGGACGATGATGTGTTGACTACGGTACTTGAAACTACTTACGCTCAAGTCGTCGCTGTCGGCACCAATGACGTACATAGCATTATTGGTTTGGGAGAGAATACACTGGGTATTGTTTCCTGTCCACGGGCTGGATTCATGGTCAGAGTTCCCGCTTTTGGGACTTTAcagtcaaagaagaaacttACGGGCGACCAGTGGTAGACAAGGGAGTCGTGCTCGGGGCTACGAAGGCTGACGTCAATATTCCATGTTCATAGAAACTTCCTTGCCAGAACCACACTTTACGCACAGCTCCAGGTGTTGTTGTCCCCAATCTTTACATCTTGGTCACCCCCAAAAGCATACAAGTTCCAAGACGAGTCAAACTGGACGCAAGTGACGGCGTTCACCGCGATGGTGGCGAGCAGAGAAGCGAGagcggcggcggcgagCATGCTGAGGACAGAGTACGGAACAGTAAATGAAGAATGTATAGGTGGGCGATGGGGAGCTGTAGAGGGAAGGGGTGCGGCCTTATATGAGACAAAGGAGCGGAGAGATGGCGGATCGGAAAGATGCAAAAGGATACAAGTATTATATAACTACGCAGACAAAGGGAAGCCTGCCAAATTAAAAAGTTGCGGCCCCTGCATGACACGTCCAAAAAGTTAAAGCTTCCGACGCGTCAATGTTGATCCAGGCACGAATTAGCGGAAACTCAATTAAATCTCAATTAAATCTCAAAAAGTGGATCGGGACAACCCGCCACGTGCTTGTTCCCCCATGCCGTTAACGCCGAGTGTGGCATCTCAGCGGCGGATGCCCTTCGCTTTCCCCCTCTCCGGTTCAGGTCCAAAGCTTTCTGTTGTTGTTTCGGGATCGCTTCTTACTTCtcgacttcttttccaacCGCCACAATGTCTGACCCCACCTCCATTGCTCAGCAATTCACTCGTGAGTACATGGCGGTTGGACCGATGTCTTAACAGAGCTGACATGCACAGAGTTCTACTACCAGCAGTTCGACTCCGACCGTAATGGTCTTGCGTCTCTTTACGTGTGTTTGGCTCTCCTTGTAGCAACTTTTTTTCGATCTGAACACTGACTTCTGAGCCTATATCCCAGAGGGATACATCTATGTTGACTTGGGAGTCTACTCAAATTCAAGGTGCCGCTGCGATCACCGAGAAGCTCGTTGTAAGTAATTGCTTAATGTTCTCTATGTCTGTTAGATTATTTAGCAAAATATGAACACGCCGTCTCCGAACTTTTCGCTAATTTATTCCATCTTGCAGAgccttcccttccaaaaAGTCCAACACAAGGTCGTTACCATCGACGcccaaccttcttctcctcaggTCGCTTCTCTCATTGTGCTCGTTACCGGACAATTGCTCGTTGATGACGGTCAGAACCCTCTCCAATTCACTCAGGTCTTCCACGTGAGTTTCTTTACACTGATTTAATCCCGGAAGATACGGGCTGGGGAATTGTGGAAGATAATGCAAAGATTTTCGTATGAGTAGTACGAGATGTGCACTTACTGACAAGTCCACCCAAATAGTTGATACCCGAAGGCGGCAGCTATTTCGTCTTCAACGACGTTTTCAGGCTGTGAgtctttgtctttctccGATTGttacaagaagaagttctAAATTATTACTGCAGCAACTACGGATAGGCGGTGTCTttttgaaggaagggagatgcAGGAGGATCCGTGGGATCAAACCTTTTATTACGAATCAATGCACATAATACATTCTACAAGAAACACCGACAAATAACTGGTATCATTTATAATCCAAACGTCTATCACTTTCACTGATGCCCAAACACTTCTCTatgactcttcttcctgctgATCTCGTCTCCAGTTCTCCGCCCATTGCGCTATCCTCCTGACgttttcttccacttccccatcatctttaCCCTCACTCTGAAGCTGGACAACAATCTCCTCAGCATACGATTCGCGAGTTTCATTGAGACAAGTCATCATGATCTCCGCAGTGATATTTTCGGAAATCTTGTTGTCAGGGTAGTTACTGTATATTCGTAGCTAGATTTCAGCGATATGCAATGAAGTGTGGATGAGAAACATGTACGCACCGTGCAGTCAGGCGGTCATGCAAAATACTATTGTCACAAGTAAGGACAACTGCAAGGTCAATCCATCGTTCGGGGAAGAGCGAAGGATCATGGTGGTCAATAACAAACCCTACACGGATACCACGTTCGTTTTATTAGCAAAACAAACCACCCCTTGAGCACGATACGGTCTATGACTTGAACATACCATTCTCAGCCGGTCCATCTGTGGGGTTCACAACTTCCTCCAACCAATCCAACAatctctcctcatcaacaatcCAGCActtccattcctcatcccatccttcatGGAATCCATGCTCCTTGACGATATCTCCAATGTTGAGGTGTTTCATGGGTATAGGTGAATCGGCATCTGAAAGTTCAGAGACTAGAAGTTGGGAGTGCAAGGTCTTGCCGGTACCTGGGGTACCGGTTATAAGGATGATAGGAAGTGTGCGGGGGTGGTGGGTGGTCATATTCAAAAGGATGCTTTGACGTATTGTCCAAGCGATAGTATCAATAGAGTAAAAGAAGTGATTGATTATTGGGACGTTACTGAAACCTTATGCACTGTTGTTGTTCAGTTgagcgaggaagatggtcagaaagaagagttcGAATCTAACAAGTGCTCTATTGGGCATGGGCCCATGCATatagaggaagaaatgaacTTTTTTGAATCAAAGCGGCGATGGCCGCCACATACTACTTTCACCGCCGACCCCCGACCCGTCTCTCGCATTCTTGGATGgtcttcattttcttcgTACGGTATTTGTATTATCTTTGTCATTCATTCATGAACATAACCGCGTTCTTAGTAAGCTTAGGCGCCAAACAATAAAGACCATATAACACGTTGCATGAGCGTAGACCACGCTCGAATATGGGATATGAGAATAAGGCTATATACGTTAAAATCATGCGGATCATGAAAATATTTATATGTGAAGGAACAaaccatctccttcctaaACCTCTGACCTCTTATTACTCGACCCCGCCGTGAGAAGTCTCCTACCACATAAATATTATCGGTGGCACACCCCTGAACTCACCGGCCTTTAGAGCCCCGCAACCCTCACCTCCGCCGGCCTACTTCAAACCCCAGTGCTCACTGTACATTGCCGACTGATTGCTGTTTTTCACAAACTCCTCGCTTCTCTCGAGCATCTCCTCAAGATGTTCATCGGTACTAAAATTCTGCTTTGCAACCTGTATCCACTCTTTCAAAGTCTGTGGTAACCCTTGTCGCCCATCAGGCAGCCCAAGGAACGCCCGACGGAGGGCATTAAGCGTTGTGAGGGTTACACATTCGCGGAAGAGGACATCGAATAGGCGGTGGTATTTTCGACCCGTTCGGACGAGATCTGCCAATTCGGGTCGACCGAGATTTCTATAAGCTTCAATCAGGGCGAGTTCGCGGACACCGAGGGCGTTTAGGCCTTCAGAGTATTTGTCGTCGGGAAAGCAGAATGGAGCAGCGAATGCCCCGCCTTTGGACGTGAGGGTAGCCCTGAGGTACAATGTTAGgattgatgaggaggttTGGGCATAACTGGATTCATAACTTACCATTTCCAATCGATGATCCCAGTGATTGCACCACCATTTGTCACCCGTATGCAGTTTGTGTCCTCCTCATTATGGCGAATATACCACGGACCGTTGTCCAGTTCGGCACAAGTGCTGACTAACCACCGTACCTCTAATAACACCAAGTAATGTAACAGTTCTCTTGAAGGTTTATACCGAGACCTATTTAAGGTTTGCTGTAGTCTCACATCGATGATGGCGAGGTAAGCTTCTTTGGCTGTGTTGAACGGGCCGAGAAAATAAGGGGGAGTGTCGATAGTTGTCCGCTTTTCGATGAAGGGTCCCACAGTGACGCTGCCGTTTTCAGTGAGGGTGAGAGAGCCCATCTGGTTGAAATGGGCTTTTTCGAGGCCAATCATGAATTTGGCATAATTCCGAATGAAAATCTTGGTTTGTTGATTAAAAGGTTCAGTCCACAGGGTATATATGGCACAGTCACCTTGAGGGATAAATTCTTGATAGAAATATGTTAATTGCTCCGATACTGTTCTGGATCAGCTAGTATTCACATTGATGTACGACGACACTTACA is a window from the Cryptococcus deuterogattii R265 chromosome 10, complete sequence genome containing:
- a CDS encoding nuclear transport factor 2: MSDPTSIAQQFTQFYYQQFDSDRNGLASLYRDTSMLTWESTQIQGAAAITEKLVSLPFQKVQHKVVTIDAQPSSPQVASLIVLVTGQLLVDDGQNPLQFTQVFHLIPEGGSYFVFNDVFRLNYG
- a CDS encoding transcription initiation factor TFIID subunit 9/adenylate kinase; protein product: MTTHHPRTLPIILITGTPGTGKTLHSQLLVSELSDADSPIPMKHLNIGDIVKEHGFHEGWDEEWKCWIVDEERLLDWLEEVVNPTDGPAENGFVIDHHDPSLFPERWIDLAVVLTCDNSILHDRLTARNYPDNKISENITAEIMMTCLNETRESYAEEIVVQLQSEGKDDGEVEENVRRIAQWAENWRRDQQEEES